ACGCGACGGTCGCAGACATCGTGCAGGTCGACGAATGACGGCGCACGGAGATGAAGGGAACGAATGATGGCGCAGGGCAGCATCGCTCATCGCGAGCGCACATATCCGACTCCAACACGCGGACAGCAAGCACCGGACCTCGTCGGCGAGACGCCGCAGGGCGAACGCATGTCACTCCGCCGTTCGTTCTACATGCGGCGCAACCTTGGGATCCTATTCGTCGCTGATGATGACACTGGTCGCCGATGGCTGCGCGAAGCCGCCGAGCAGCGCAACGCTGCCCACGCCGAAGTCGGCGAGATCGTCGCGATTGTCCCGCCCGGCATGGAGACCCACGGTCTGCCGGCGTTGGTCGACACGGATAGCTCTCTGTCCGCGCGTTACGGACTGTCGTCCCCTGACCTGCCCGCTGTGTTCGTGACCGACAGATACTTCGTCATCTTCTCGACGAACACCGGCGACAGCGCCACTCCGGGCCTTCTGCCCGAAGACATCCCCGGCTGGCTGGAGTTCATCGCGGCGCGGTGCAGCTGATCTCGAAGATCATCGGGCGAGCGAGCCGTCGTCCCAACCAACATATCCGCGCGCATGAGGTGGCGTGTGTCGACTGCGGTTGCCGTACTCCATCACCCCAGATCACTCCCCGGTGACGCCGCACCAATCGACGAGCATGCAGGCGATGGTCTTCGTCGCTGTGAGCAGTTCGGTGATGCTGATGTGTTCGTCGGCGTGGTGGGCGACGGTCACATCACCTGCTCCGTACATGACGCAGGGCATGTCGCCGATGATGGTGAACAGCCGCATGTCCGCGCCGTACGTGACCGCCTCGACTGGGGGCGGAGCTCCAGTGACGGCGGCGTGGGCGGCGGCGATGCACTGAGCGATCGGGCTGTCGGGCGAGGTTTCCGTTGGTGCGAACTGGCCGCCAAACCACTCGATCGTCGGTGGGTGCTCGCGGAGCCACGGATCAGCGTTGGCAACCTGCATGATGCGCTCGACGACCTGCGCCTTGAATGCATCGACATCCTCGCCTGGAATCAGACCGACTCGGCCTTCGGCGACCAGCGATTCAGGCACGGTCGACGCCCAGACGCCGGAGTGGACGACGCCGATGTTGATCGGAATCTTGTTCGCGATTGGTGCGTAGAGCGGGTGATCGATCGCCGCGTTGCGCTCGGCTTCGAATGCCAGCAGATCCTGGAAGATCGGCACGAATTTCTCCAGCGCTGAAACGCCTTCGTCGCGTACGGCGGCGTGGGCCGACTTGCCGACGATCGTCATGCGGAAGACAAGCGAGCCGCCTTGCGCCGTCACCAACGCCAGTTTGGTTGGTTCAGTGATGAGGACAGCGTCGGCCTTGTAGCCGCGCAAGATTGTCGAGAGCGCGCCGACTCCGCCGTCCTCTTCGCCGACCGTGGCGAGGACGGTCGCGTCGCCTGCGAGACGGATGCCGAGCGCGTCGAGCGCATCGAACGCGGCCAGGTAGCTGGTGAGGCCGCCCTTCATGTCGCACGAGCCGCGACCGTACACCAAGTCGCCAACGACTTCAGCGCCGAGCGGATCCTGCGTCCAGGTCGCCGGGTCGCCGTTCTCGACGGTATCCATGTGCGCGTTCAGCAGGATTGACTGCCCGCCGCCCGTGCCGCGCTTCACGGCGGCGACATTGGTGCGACCCTCGTAGACCGTTTGCTGACCGACATGGTCGTGATACGGCGCGATCTCCTCCGGCGTCGCCTCCCAGGCGTCGACCGCCAGATCGCGAACGCCACAGGCGTTCATCACGACTTTTTGCACGTCGCCTTCCGAGTTGGTGACCGACGGGACGCGGACGAGCGACTGCAGGAGTGCAATCGTTTCGTCGCGGCGCGCATCGACGGCGTCGGATATTCGCCTGACCAGATCGGCATCAATTGGCATTGAGTGGCTCCTCAGTACATGCGCTCGACGTCGAGCAGATTGCGCATTTCTTCATAGCGGCCCTCGACATAGCAGTGCAGATTGTGGATGAAGATGTCGACGATGCGACCGTTTTCGCGCTCGGACGTGCTGGCCGAGTGTGGGTTGATAATCACGTTCGGCAGGTCCCAGAATGGCGAGTCGGCGGGCAGTGGTTCGGTGCGGAACACGTCCAGTCCGGCGAAGCGGATCGTGCCGTCGGTGAGCTTGTCCAGCAGCGCGGCCTCATCGACGAGCTGACCGCGCCCGATGTTGATGAACACGACGCCGGGCTTGAGCGCATCGAAAGCGGCGCGGTCCATGATGTTCT
This sequence is a window from Thermomicrobiales bacterium. Protein-coding genes within it:
- a CDS encoding peroxiredoxin family protein; protein product: MAQGSIAHRERTYPTPTRGQQAPDLVGETPQGERMSLRRSFYMRRNLGILFVADDDTGRRWLREAAEQRNAAHAEVGEIVAIVPPGMETHGLPALVDTDSSLSARYGLSSPDLPAVFVTDRYFVIFSTNTGDSATPGLLPEDIPGWLEFIAARCS
- a CDS encoding ArgE/DapE family deacylase; the encoded protein is MPIDADLVRRISDAVDARRDETIALLQSLVRVPSVTNSEGDVQKVVMNACGVRDLAVDAWEATPEEIAPYHDHVGQQTVYEGRTNVAAVKRGTGGGQSILLNAHMDTVENGDPATWTQDPLGAEVVGDLVYGRGSCDMKGGLTSYLAAFDALDALGIRLAGDATVLATVGEEDGGVGALSTILRGYKADAVLITEPTKLALVTAQGGSLVFRMTIVGKSAHAAVRDEGVSALEKFVPIFQDLLAFEAERNAAIDHPLYAPIANKIPINIGVVHSGVWASTVPESLVAEGRVGLIPGEDVDAFKAQVVERIMQVANADPWLREHPPTIEWFGGQFAPTETSPDSPIAQCIAAAHAAVTGAPPPVEAVTYGADMRLFTIIGDMPCVMYGAGDVTVAHHADEHISITELLTATKTIACMLVDWCGVTGE